The following proteins are co-located in the Pseudomonas synxantha genome:
- the serC gene encoding 3-phosphoserine/phosphohydroxythreonine transaminase: MSKRAYNFCAGPAALPEAVLQRAQGELLDWHGKGLSVMEMSHRSDEFVSIATKAEQDLRDLLDIPSDYKVLFLQGGASQQFAQLPLNLLPEDGTADYIDTGIWGQKAIEEASRYGHVNVAGTAKPYDYFAIPGQNEWKLSKDAAYVHYVANETIGGLEFDWVPEVGDVPLVCDMSSDILSRPIDVSKYGMIYAGAQKNIGPSGILVNIIREDLLGRARSLCPTMLNYKVAADNGSMYNTPPAFAWYLSGLVFEWLKEQGGVAAMGKRNEEKKRTLYDFIDASGLYSNPINLTDRSWMNVPFRLADDRLDKPFLAGADARGLLNLKGHRSVGGMRASIYNAVDIHAINALVAYMAEFEKEHG, translated from the coding sequence GTGAGCAAGAGAGCCTATAACTTCTGTGCCGGTCCCGCGGCGCTTCCTGAAGCAGTCCTGCAGCGTGCGCAGGGTGAACTCCTCGACTGGCATGGAAAAGGCCTCTCCGTGATGGAAATGAGCCATCGCAGCGATGAGTTCGTGTCCATCGCCACCAAGGCCGAGCAGGACTTGCGCGACTTGCTGGACATCCCATCCGACTACAAAGTGCTGTTCCTGCAAGGCGGTGCGAGCCAGCAGTTCGCCCAGTTGCCGCTGAACCTGCTGCCGGAAGACGGCACTGCCGACTATATCGACACCGGTATCTGGGGGCAGAAGGCCATTGAAGAGGCTTCGCGCTACGGTCACGTCAATGTGGCAGGCACCGCCAAGCCCTACGACTACTTCGCCATTCCAGGTCAGAACGAGTGGAAGCTGTCCAAGGATGCGGCCTACGTCCACTACGTAGCGAACGAAACCATTGGCGGCCTGGAATTCGACTGGGTGCCGGAAGTGGGTGACGTGCCGCTGGTGTGCGACATGTCTTCGGACATCCTTTCTCGCCCGATCGACGTATCCAAATACGGCATGATCTATGCCGGCGCACAGAAGAACATCGGCCCGAGTGGCATCCTGGTCAATATCATCCGTGAAGACCTGCTCGGTCGCGCGCGCTCGCTGTGCCCGACCATGCTCAATTACAAGGTCGCGGCCGATAACGGCTCGATGTACAACACCCCACCAGCGTTCGCCTGGTACCTGTCGGGCCTGGTGTTCGAATGGCTGAAAGAGCAGGGCGGTGTGGCTGCCATGGGCAAGCGCAACGAAGAGAAGAAGCGCACCCTGTACGACTTCATCGACGCCAGCGGCCTGTACAGCAACCCGATCAACCTCACTGACCGCTCGTGGATGAACGTGCCGTTCCGCCTGGCCGATGATCGCCTGGACAAGCCGTTCCTGGCCGGTGCCGACGCGCGCGGCCTGCTGAACCTCAAGGGCCACCGTTCGGTCGGCGGTATGCGCGCCTCCATCTACAACGCTGTCGACATCCACGCGATCAACGCGTTGGTGGCCTACATGGCAGAGTTCGAAAAGGAACACGGCTAA